Proteins from one Helianthus annuus cultivar XRQ/B unplaced genomic scaffold, HanXRQr2.0-SUNRISE HanXRQChr00c083, whole genome shotgun sequence genomic window:
- the LOC110897560 gene encoding uncharacterized protein LOC110897560 yields the protein MPVNKTPVLSVSPIFIFTIIFAGNLTNHHNNHRTNPNLHQNTHKSAMKASMKFREDQKPLFRAKIPLNILGFPFQSGIVAGESNELSLNLSTFFESGPSVKIAYRPNDSSNPFSLVFKTGIGSFGSPISSAFNMSAEFNMIGGCQNPSFFVHFKPQFGDFSVKKTHSSVFKKRIHGGNGSGGGGPVSDEDAPVIVDLFDSGKKFSAISASPAAGVLKTVCSDVELSATTAVPLRKTATLNFRWGLRLPETEDTATVLMKKSDKSTAVISFQKLPILLINKIGIEHMARGDSRSVGKVGQLDADVADAFWGVKKQLEIIQAENGTLRKSLEGLKSEFSAVKFVTNGVKVKGDKSGSSNNNNKEVIASFGGKAVEGDIVNDE from the coding sequence ATGCCAGTTAACAAAACCCCTGTTTTAAGTGTTTCCCCCATCTTTATATTCACCATAATATTCGCCGGAAACCTAACaaaccaccacaacaaccaccgTACAAACCCTAAcctacatcaaaacacacacaaatcCGCCATGAAAGCCTCAATGAAGTTCAGAGAGGATCAAAAACCTCTATTCCGAGCAAAAATACCGCTCAACATCCTCGGATTCCCGTTCCAATCCGGCATCGTCGCCGGAGAATCAAACGAACTCTCGTTGAATCTCAGCACGTTCTTCGAATCAGGTCCGTCGGTTAAAATCGCGTATCGTCCCAACGATTCTTCGAATCCATTCAGTCTCGTGTTCAAAACCGGAATCGGAAGCTTCGGATCTCCGATTTCAAGCGCTTTTAACATGAGCGCTGAATTTAACATGATCGGAGGATGTCAGAACCCTAGCTTTTTCGTGCATTTCAAACCACAATTCGGCGACTTCTCCGTGAAGAAAACGCACTCGTCAGTGTTTAAAAAGAGGATCCACGGCGGAAACGGCAGCGGCGGTGGCGGACCGGTTTCCGATGAAGATGCGCCGGTGATCGTTGACTTGTTTGACTCCGGCAAGAAGTTTTCGGCAATCTCCGCTTCTCCGGCGGCCGGAGTTTTGAAAACCGTGTGTTCCGACGTTGAACTGTCGGCAACCACGGCAGTTCCGTTGCGAAAAACGGCGACGTTGAATTTCCGGTGGGGACTCCGGCTGCCGGAGACGGAGGATACGGCGACAGTGTTGATGAAGAAGAGTGACAAATCAACGGCTGTGATTTCGTTCCAGAAGCTTCCGATATTGTTAATTAACAAGATCGGGATTGAACATATGGCACGTGGTGATTCTAGGAGTGTTGGTAAAGTTGGCCAGCTGGATGCTGACGTGGCGGATGCGTTTTGGGGGGTTAAGAAACAGTTGGAGATTATTCAAGCGGAAAACGGGACGTTAAGGAAGAGTTTGGAGGGTTTGAAGAGTGAGTTTTCTGCCGTTAAGTTTGTGACTAACGGCGTTAAGGTTAAAGGAGATAAGAGCGGTAGTAGTAATAACAATAATAAGGAAGTGATAGCGAGTTTTGGCGGGAAGGCTGTGGAGGGTGATATTGTGAATGATGAATAG